In a genomic window of Muntiacus reevesi chromosome 1, mMunRee1.1, whole genome shotgun sequence:
- the TACSTD2 gene encoding tumor-associated calcium signal transducer 2: MARGPGLALPSPWLLVLAAVIGHAAAQNQCVCPTNKMTVCDERDLSGRCQCRVLGSNQAVNCSTLTSKCLLLKARVRASHSGRALVRPSEHAIVDNDGLYDPDCDQQGRFKARQCNQTSVCWCVNSVGVRRTDKGDLSLQCDELVRTYHILIDLRHRPDAPAFNHSDLDAELRQLFQQRYLLQPKFVKAVHYEHPTIQIELRQNSSQKVAGEVDIGDAAYYFERDVKGESLFLGPRDLNLRVGGHPVVLEQMLIYYLDEKPPQFSMKRLTGGLIAVIVVVVLAVVAGVAVLVITNRRKSGKYKKVEIKELGEMRQKPSL; the protein is encoded by the coding sequence atgGCCCGGGGCCCGGGCCTCGCGCTGCCGTCGCCGTGGCTCCTGGTGCTGGCGGCGGTGATCGGCCACGCGGCCGCGCAGAACCAGTGCGTGTGTCCCACCAACAAGATGACCGTGTGCGACGAGCGCGACCTGAGCGGCCGCTGCCAGTGCCGCGTGCTCGGCTCGAACCAGGCGGTCAACTGCTCCACGCTCACGTCCAAGTGCCTGCTGCTCAAGGCGCGCGTGCGCGCCTCCCACAGCGGCCGCGCGCTGGTGCGGCCGAGCGAGCACGCGATCGTGGACAACGACGGCCTGTACGACCCGGACTGCGACCAGCAGGGGCGCTTCAAGGCGCGCCAGTGCAACCAGACGTCGGTGTGCTGGTGCGTGAACTCGGTGGGCGTGCGCCGCACCGACAAGGGCGACCTGAGCCTGCAGTGCGACGAGCTGGTGCGCACCTACCACATCCTCATTGACCTGCGCCACCGCCCGGACGCCCCCGCCTTCAACCACTCGGACCTGGACGCCGAGCTGCGGCAGCTCTTCCAGCAGCGCTACCTGCTGCAGCCCAAGTTCGTGAAGGCCGTGCACTACGAGCACCCCACCATCCAGATCGAGCTGCGCCAGAACTCGTCGCAGAAGGTCGCCGGCGAGGTGGACATCGGCGACGCCGCGTACTACTTCGAGAGGGACGTCAAGGGCGAGTCGCTGTTTCTAGGTCCCCGCGACCTCAACTTGCGCGTGGGCGGGCACCCCGTGGTCCTGGAGCAGATGCTCATCTACTACCTGGACGAGAAGCCCCCCCAGTTCTCCATGAAGCGCCTCACCGGCGGCCTCATCGCCGTCATCGTGGTGGTCGTGCTGGCGGTGGTCGCAGGCGTGGCCGTCCTGGTGATCACCAATAGGAGGAAGTCGGGGAAGTACAAGAAGGTGGAGATCAAGGAACTGGGGGAGATGAGACAGAAACCGAGCTTGTAG